The genomic window ATGGGTATTGTATATAAAGAAAGTGTTGAGATCTCTTATGACGAAATCTATAATCTTTATCAAAATTTGAACTGGACTTCTTATACGAATGATATGCCAAGGCTAGTCTCAGCAATTAATCATTCGTTAACTGTGGTGTCAGCTTGGGATGAAGAAAAACTTGTAGGATTAATTAGAGTCGTTGGTGATGGTCTTACGATTATTTATATCCAAGATATTTTAGTGTTAGAGGCTTATCAAAATAAGGGGATTGGCTCAGAGTTAATGAGCAGAATTTTAACCAAGTATGGTGATGTTAGACAAAAAGTTTTATTGACGGAGGATTCAATTGCTGTACGGTCATTTTATGAGAAGCATAGGTTCGAGTCTTGTGATAAAGGTAAACTGGTTGCATTTGCAAAATTACTCTAGTCTGAACATGAAACCTATTAAAAAGTTGCTGCTCTTTATTTTAGCTGTATTTTTCTTCTGGTTTTTATATTATCAAAATAATGGTTTAACAATTACTGAGTACGAGATACAGTCAAGTAAACTACCTGAGAGTTTCGAAGGGTTTACGATTGTACAATTGTCGGACTTACATAATAAATCGTACGGAAAAACATTACCTAGAAAAGTAAATCAAACCAATCCAAATATCATAGTTTTCACAGGTGATTTGGTTGATCAAAAAAATGATAACGAATTTGAGAGTCTTCAGTTAATGGAAGAGCTAATGCAAATAGCGCCTGTTTACTTTGTTACTGGGAATCACGAATGGTGGGCGGGGAACTTCAGTTCATTAGAAAATCAATTAAAAATCATTGGTGTGAAAGTGCTAAGAAATAGCTTTGAAGTGATAGAATTGGCTGAAGAAGAAATAGTTCTCATCGGTATTGATGATCCAGCAGTCGCTAGTGTGGTTGACGAGTTTAGTACGGTGGAAAGAGCCTTAGAAGATGCCTTAGTTGGTGTATCGGATCAATTTTCAATTTTACTTTCGCACCGTCCTGAAATGTTTTCTTTATATGTTGCTTTTGAATTTGATTTAATTTTTTCGGGTCATGCCCATGGTGGTCAAATTAGGCTGCCATTTCTAGGAGGCCTTATTGCACCCAATCAAGGCTTTTTTCCGAAATATACGTCAGGTGTACATCGAGAAAGCAATTCTACGATGATCATCAATCGTGGCCTAGGGAATAGTATCATCCCGCAAAGACTATTTAATAGACCAGAGATTGTGGTTGTAAACCTAGAAAGATTGAAACCTTTTTAGAAAGGCTCTTTTCGTAACATTGCTCCTGCGGTTACTCGTCGCACAAAAAAACATTGCTCCTATGGTTACTCGTCGCACAAAAAAACTTGTTGCTTTTTAACCTAAGTTAATTGAAAAATCCCCTTAGTCGAAGAAATCACCCAGTAGAATAAGGAAGAAAAGAGCAATGCTTACTAAATAAGTAGTGATATCCTAGTACCTATGTGTAAAAATCCGGCTTTTGGGATTTTTACGAAAGCAACAAACTTTGAGAAAACAGCCCCTTAGAAACGCTTCGTACATGACAGTGAGGTGATTTTATGAAGCGATTTTTAATTTTTATTGTTAGTTTTACGTTGATCTACTTACTACTACAAATTTTATCAGGGTTTATATTAACAGTGATGTACTCACCACCTATTGAAAATGCCAAAAGTTCAATAACCTCTGAGGTAACTTTTGGTCGTGCTTCGTACATTCCTTTTCTCATCGGACTAGTAGCTAGTACAACTGCATACATGGCTTCAAAAAAAATTGAAAAAAGTGAGTGATGTTTTTGCAACATGATTGTTCTTTCGAAGAGTTACTAAACCAAATAAATTCAACGGTACGAAAGCAAAAAACTTTACTAATAGGAATTGATGGTTGTGGAGGCTCAGGAAAAAGTACCTTAGCAGCTCGTATTAAAGAAAGCTATCAAAACGTGACAATTGTCCATATGGACGATTTTTATCTTCCATCCGCACAAATCATTCAATCACCTCCAGCAGATAAACCAGTTGGGGCAGATTTTGATTGGAAGCGAGTTTTTAAGCAGGTTTTGGATCCGCTTCTTAAAAATCAGGAGGGCTATTATCAGCGCTATGATTGGCCGTCAGATCGTTTAGCTGAGTGGCATGTGGTTCCAATTGCTGGAATTGTCGTCATTGAAGGCTGTTATTCGCTTCGTAATGAACTAGCTACTAGCTACGATCTAAAGATCTGGGTAGAAACACCACGAGAAACAAGGCTTCTGCGAGGTATTGAAAGAGACGGCGAAGCAGCTCGTAGTAAATGGGAAAATGATTGGATGGTTTCTGAAGATATTTATCTTGAACTACAAAAACCAAAACAACGAGTTGACATAGTGATGAAGGGTACGGAGTAAGCAACTATCCTGTGGTGCAATCGTTTCAACTAGAGTGGAGAATACAGAGAAGATTATAAGATAGACAAAAGGAGCCAAATGGCTCCTTTCTTTAACCGATAATCACTTTTTCTTTAGGGAAATGATAATGCTCGTGTGTTTCTTTGCCTCTTACTATAAATAAAAATGAGAAAATACCGATCCTGCCGATAAACATTAATACAATAATGATTTGTTTGCCTAGTGGACTTAGATCGGGAGTAATTCCCATAGATAAACCAGTTGTTCCAAAAGCCGAAGCTACTTCAAAAATAATATGCAACAATGGAAATGGCTCGTAAGCAGACAAAAAGATAACTGCAGATCCACAAATAAAGATGGCGACGCTGATAACAACAAATGATTTAATCACATCATCAGGATCGAGTTCGCGTCGAAAAATTTTCACAGATTTTTTCCCTCTAGAAAATGAGAAGATTGCTAAAAGGACAATTGCAAATGTTGTTGTTCGAATTCCACCACCTACACTACTTGGTGAAGCGCCAATGAACATTAAGACACTTATTATTAATAGGGTAGGAGTTGAGAACTCACTAACCTCCATAGTTGCTAATCCACCATTTCGCGTTGTTACTGATTGAAATAAAGCATAGAAGAACTTCTCATGCCAAGATTTATCGAGTAAAAAATTTGACCAATCAAAGATCAAGATAAAAATTGTACCCAAAATCGTTAAGCCGAAAAATGTAATCGTTGTAAGCTTGGTAAACAATGAAAAATTAAATTTTTTCTTATGCTTACGATTTCTGACAAATTCTTTCACTTCCATAAGGACTGGAAATCCAATGGCGCCTAGAATTAATAAAATCATATTTATTGATTGTACAAAATAATCATCAGCAAATGGCATGAGTGAAGTACCAGTTATATCGAACCCAGCGTTTGTCGTTGCACTAACCGACGCGAAAAATCCTTGTAAGAATGCTTCTTGCCAGGTTGGAAAATACTTCAGAAAATATAAACCTAAAATAACAGCTCCAATGGCTTCAATAATTACAATTAATTTGAATATCTCTCGGGTTAATTGAACAAGCCCTGAAAACGTTCCTCTGTTTTGATCAGTCATAATTAGCTGCCGTTCTCTTAAACCAATTTTTTTTCCGAGGATTAACCAAATAAACGTGCCAAGAGTCATAATTCCAATTCCGCCAAATTGAAGGACGAAGGCTAACATAAAGATTCCAGTTACGCTAAACGTATCAGCAGTGGAGACGACAGTTAATCCAGTAACGCTAACAGCGCTTACTGCCGTAAAAATCGCATCTAGAAAACTTAGTTCAACACCAGGTTTATGAGAAATTGGTAAGCTGAATAGGATTGTTGCAGTAATTACTGCAACAAGGTAAAACAAGACAATCATCTGAACTGAAGTAAGTTTAATGTTAAACCACTTACGTTGGCTAAACATTAGAGTCCCTCATCTTCAAAGCGTTTTAAATCCTTGTTATGACCTATGACTATTAAGATATCATTCTCGTAAATTTCTTGATCGGGGGTAGGTGAAATGATAACAGCTTCACCACGTTTAATTCCTAATATTGTACATCCAAACTTTGCCCTGATATCTAATTCAGCAATTGTCCTGTTACTCACTTTCTTAGATGCAATTAATTCCATAATACTGTATTCAGGAGAAAGCTCAATATAATCGATAATTTTTTCCGATACTAAATAATGGGCAATTCTTACACCCATATCATGTTCAGGATGGATAATACGGTCGGCTCCAATCCGTTCAACTACTTTATGATGATATGGATTTTGAGCCTTTACCCAAACTTGCTTCACATTCATTTCTTTTAGCAAAAGTGTACATAAAATACTTGCTTGGATGTTATCACCAATCGCAACTACAACATATTCAAAATTTCTAATGCCTAATGAAAGCAGTGCATTTTCATCTGTTGCATTTGCAACAACTGCATGTGTTGAGAATCTTGCAAAATTATTAACTCTATCTTCATTTAAATCGATCGCCAATACCTCATGACCCATTGTATAAAGTTCTTTACAAACACTCCCACCGAAACGACCAAGGCCAATAACAGCAAATTGCTTTTTCATTGAAAAGACTCCTTTAAGTAAAATGTTAGTTTTTGAGATTAAAAAAAGACCATTACAAAGAATGATCCAATAGTTTGCCTATTTGACCCTCCTCTTCAAAACGCTTACGAGGTTAGCTGTCGGATTAGGGACAAAGAGTATCCCCTCTTACTTAATGTAAGATTCACCCCAAAATCAGTAAGAATTACTGACGAGTTGGTTCCCCCGCTCAAAAATTGACTCAGCGATTATAGGTTTATGATATGTAAATTTACTCCTCAAAAGGTCGATTGTCAACATATATTTTCTTACTCTTTTTGTGTTTCTTTGTCACAAAATTTAGTGATATTTGGAATAGTTTCATAGGGCTTTCGAACAATTCCTAGATCTTTATGGTTAATGGCTATGGTGGATTTTTCTGTAAGGGTAATAAAAAAATTGTCAAGTAAGTAAATGTGGATAAATATTGAAAAATATCAAAAAGAAACTTCCATTTTTTATAATTTAAACTATTCTAATAGTGTGTAATTATTTGGAGTAAGGAGGGTAGAACTATTTATGTATTCTATCGAAGGGTTACTATTAAACGTTTTGTTAGTAGTCTTTTTT from Anaerobacillus sp. CMMVII includes these protein-coding regions:
- a CDS encoding TrkH family potassium uptake protein; the protein is MFSQRKWFNIKLTSVQMIVLFYLVAVITATILFSLPISHKPGVELSFLDAIFTAVSAVSVTGLTVVSTADTFSVTGIFMLAFVLQFGGIGIMTLGTFIWLILGKKIGLRERQLIMTDQNRGTFSGLVQLTREIFKLIVIIEAIGAVILGLYFLKYFPTWQEAFLQGFFASVSATTNAGFDITGTSLMPFADDYFVQSINMILLILGAIGFPVLMEVKEFVRNRKHKKKFNFSLFTKLTTITFFGLTILGTIFILIFDWSNFLLDKSWHEKFFYALFQSVTTRNGGLATMEVSEFSTPTLLIISVLMFIGASPSSVGGGIRTTTFAIVLLAIFSFSRGKKSVKIFRRELDPDDVIKSFVVISVAIFICGSAVIFLSAYEPFPLLHIIFEVASAFGTTGLSMGITPDLSPLGKQIIIVLMFIGRIGIFSFLFIVRGKETHEHYHFPKEKVIIG
- a CDS encoding metallophosphoesterase; its protein translation is MKPIKKLLLFILAVFFFWFLYYQNNGLTITEYEIQSSKLPESFEGFTIVQLSDLHNKSYGKTLPRKVNQTNPNIIVFTGDLVDQKNDNEFESLQLMEELMQIAPVYFVTGNHEWWAGNFSSLENQLKIIGVKVLRNSFEVIELAEEEIVLIGIDDPAVASVVDEFSTVERALEDALVGVSDQFSILLSHRPEMFSLYVAFEFDLIFSGHAHGGQIRLPFLGGLIAPNQGFFPKYTSGVHRESNSTMIINRGLGNSIIPQRLFNRPEIVVVNLERLKPF
- a CDS encoding uridine kinase, translating into MQHDCSFEELLNQINSTVRKQKTLLIGIDGCGGSGKSTLAARIKESYQNVTIVHMDDFYLPSAQIIQSPPADKPVGADFDWKRVFKQVLDPLLKNQEGYYQRYDWPSDRLAEWHVVPIAGIVVIEGCYSLRNELATSYDLKIWVETPRETRLLRGIERDGEAARSKWENDWMVSEDIYLELQKPKQRVDIVMKGTE
- a CDS encoding GNAT family N-acetyltransferase, giving the protein MGIVYKESVEISYDEIYNLYQNLNWTSYTNDMPRLVSAINHSLTVVSAWDEEKLVGLIRVVGDGLTIIYIQDILVLEAYQNKGIGSELMSRILTKYGDVRQKVLLTEDSIAVRSFYEKHRFESCDKGKLVAFAKLL
- a CDS encoding TrkA family potassium uptake protein; protein product: MKKQFAVIGLGRFGGSVCKELYTMGHEVLAIDLNEDRVNNFARFSTHAVVANATDENALLSLGIRNFEYVVVAIGDNIQASILCTLLLKEMNVKQVWVKAQNPYHHKVVERIGADRIIHPEHDMGVRIAHYLVSEKIIDYIELSPEYSIMELIASKKVSNRTIAELDIRAKFGCTILGIKRGEAVIISPTPDQEIYENDILIVIGHNKDLKRFEDEGL